In a single window of the Planctomycetia bacterium genome:
- a CDS encoding MFS transporter — MTDAARQAAGSLLSNRNFILLWIAYGISAFGDHLSEMALLSLQHALDPGVTDVTRRQAIMLFVFMFPFFAFGPVFGMVADRLPRKWIMVAADVIRAAIIFEMLVILTRLHHWIEPGTADDAPLTLWVAMLPLLLLGMFAAMFSPARLSLLPTLIRQDQLVRANASTAGLGMIASIASALVGGWLVENVSATANFRLDAVTFIASGMCILLIRPPAMPPTSDSGHGLASLLNGFRYVARHRRVAEIIAISAILWAGASIMRSVIPAMVKDVFGGSYADIGKYQGLLGGGLLLGSIILTLLGGSLRSDLAISWSLKLAGISGLLVAASVQFRWHQGFCAAGILLIGVFGAGIQVSVNALLQRITPDFVRGRVFGVHDLCTMSGLLLATGILGIPDWPNIDRHIAWIAGLTSLGLFAAGMWTTMVRLRRGRFGRAITFVTNFNQFYCRFWARVQRDGICTVPAQGPVIVAANHCSSLDPFLLSATSPNRFVGFMIAKEFAGFPLFRRIVELIECVPVNRSAVDVSSIKAALRHLESGRCLGIFPQGRIVFPGEAVDGRDGVGMLALRSGATVVPAYISGVHQRPFPGGEYGDFFSLVAPLLIRQHARVRYGKPIDLSPWKGREKDKSAYAEVSRVIMERIIALASDDQVG, encoded by the coding sequence ATGACTGACGCCGCGCGGCAGGCGGCGGGCTCTCTCCTTTCCAATCGCAACTTCATCCTCCTCTGGATTGCCTACGGTATTTCAGCCTTCGGAGACCACCTCTCCGAAATGGCCCTGCTCAGCCTGCAACACGCCCTGGACCCCGGTGTCACCGATGTGACGCGCCGGCAGGCGATCATGCTTTTCGTCTTCATGTTTCCCTTCTTCGCCTTCGGGCCGGTCTTCGGCATGGTGGCCGATCGCTTGCCGCGGAAGTGGATCATGGTTGCCGCAGATGTCATTCGAGCGGCGATCATCTTCGAGATGCTGGTCATTCTGACACGGCTGCATCACTGGATTGAGCCGGGAACGGCCGACGATGCGCCGCTGACCTTGTGGGTGGCCATGCTGCCGCTGCTGCTGCTCGGCATGTTTGCGGCCATGTTTTCCCCTGCGAGACTTTCACTCCTGCCAACACTGATTCGTCAGGACCAGCTCGTTCGGGCCAACGCGTCGACGGCGGGATTGGGCATGATCGCGTCGATCGCCTCGGCGCTGGTCGGTGGATGGCTGGTCGAAAACGTCAGCGCCACGGCGAACTTCCGCCTCGACGCGGTCACCTTCATCGCCAGCGGCATGTGCATTCTGCTGATTCGACCACCGGCCATGCCGCCGACGTCCGACAGCGGTCATGGGCTGGCCTCGCTTTTGAATGGTTTTCGATATGTGGCGCGTCATCGTCGCGTCGCGGAGATTATCGCGATCTCCGCCATCCTCTGGGCCGGCGCCTCGATCATGCGCAGCGTCATCCCCGCAATGGTGAAGGATGTCTTCGGCGGCAGCTATGCGGACATCGGAAAGTATCAGGGACTGCTCGGCGGCGGATTGCTTCTCGGCTCGATCATCCTGACGCTGCTCGGCGGCTCGCTGCGCAGTGACCTGGCCATCTCCTGGTCGCTCAAGCTTGCCGGCATCAGCGGACTGCTCGTCGCGGCTTCGGTGCAGTTTCGCTGGCATCAGGGATTCTGCGCCGCGGGCATCCTGCTCATCGGCGTCTTCGGGGCGGGGATTCAAGTCAGCGTCAACGCCCTGCTGCAGCGCATCACGCCGGACTTCGTGCGCGGCCGTGTCTTCGGCGTGCACGATCTATGCACCATGAGCGGCCTGCTCCTGGCCACGGGCATTCTTGGCATCCCGGATTGGCCGAACATTGACCGGCACATCGCCTGGATCGCCGGGCTCACGTCGCTGGGCCTCTTCGCGGCGGGCATGTGGACGACGATGGTGCGACTTCGCCGCGGTCGCTTCGGCCGGGCGATTACATTTGTCACGAATTTCAATCAGTTCTATTGTCGATTCTGGGCCCGCGTACAGCGCGACGGCATCTGCACCGTGCCGGCGCAGGGGCCGGTCATCGTCGCCGCGAATCATTGCAGCAGCCTGGACCCGTTCCTGCTGAGCGCGACGAGCCCCAACAGGTTTGTAGGCTTCATGATTGCCAAGGAGTTCGCGGGATTTCCGTTGTTTCGGAGAATCGTGGAGCTCATCGAGTGCGTGCCGGTGAATCGCTCGGCCGTGGATGTTTCGTCGATCAAGGCGGCATTGCGGCACCTGGAGTCGGGCCGCTGCCTGGGCATTTTCCCGCAGGGGCGTATCGTCTTTCCCGGTGAAGCGGTCGACGGGCGAGATGGCGTCGGGATGCTGGCACTTCGGTCCGGCGCGACGGTCGTTCCGGCCTACATCTCGGGCGTGCATCAGCGTCCGTTTCCCGGCGGCGAGTACGGCGACTTCTTCAGCCTTGTCGCCCCGCTATTGATCCGACAGCATGCCCGGGTGCGCTATGGCAAGCCGATCGACCTGTCGCCCTGGAAGGGTCGGGAAAAGGACAAATCCGCTTATGCGGAGGTGTCGCGGGTCATCATGGAACGCATCATCGCACTTGCTTCTGATGACCAAGTGGGATGA
- a CDS encoding insulinase family protein produces the protein MKLIAHAATALILVAASEARAQNVTFERYQLSNGMTVILHEDHSLPVACINTWFYVGSKDEEPGHSGFAHLFEHLMFMGTRRVAGNSFDVIMERGGGFNNASTSEDRTNYFSFGPSNLLPTLLWLDADRLEDLGKEMTQEKVDKQREVVRNERRQTSEMQPYGRADLKIGELMYPPDHPYHHTVIGSHEDLEAATLQDVKDFFARYYVPNNACLVVAGDFDPAQIKPLVEKLFGTLPRGGEPPHKRAEPVSLNEVRRVTYTDNVQFPRLTFAYHSPANFAEGDAEMDLAAGVLGDGKNSRLYKKLVYEEKLATDVSANQYSSHLGSLFQVEVTAQPDASRERIEELTDEVLATFVKEGPTKDELERQKTSHEFSTISRLESLLARADQLNEYQFHLGTPDGLKIDLARYRMPSPGIVRDWAKKVLTPTGRLIMWVLPEKSATDLITARDTQPTDSVDKPFTPQPPEHFRAGGIAVNFWHRPELPLVHVSVMMRGGAAEDKPQQAGLTYLTASMLDEGTGNLDALQFADAMDRLGARMTVSAGQEFVILNLTGLKENIDDALSLFADAIWRPKINEKEWDRVKRLHVEGLKQTEDRAAVVATRVGLRAFFGDDHPYGRPQDGTVETVSKLNVNDVRSRCLELFVPSRARFFVAGDMTREEVVKSLENHFAAWQPGTQLSANAGEWDEKKLTMPKGAFKPSMTLGLPEPTDRRMRVVIVDKPDAVQTVIRFFMPGPKYTTPDRVRLEMLNTILGGSFTSRLNQNLREDKGYTYGARSSFNMAPSTGYFSAGADVQAEHTGAALKEFFAEFKKLRGGDISSEEAGKARETNRMDLVQSFQGLSGLVATAELLEQNGLPFDTIGDDLGQMTKINSDDLNSIASSAIPLDQALLVLVGKKELIESQIKDMGLPAPEQLTARGEAIADSGGK, from the coding sequence ATGAAATTGATCGCCCACGCAGCCACAGCCTTGATCCTGGTCGCAGCCTCCGAGGCGAGGGCCCAGAATGTGACGTTCGAACGATACCAGCTTTCCAACGGCATGACCGTCATCCTCCACGAGGATCACAGCCTGCCGGTCGCCTGCATCAACACCTGGTTTTACGTCGGTTCCAAGGACGAGGAGCCGGGCCACAGCGGGTTCGCTCATCTCTTCGAGCATCTCATGTTCATGGGCACGCGGCGCGTGGCGGGCAACTCGTTCGACGTGATCATGGAGCGCGGCGGCGGTTTCAATAATGCATCGACCTCGGAGGATCGGACGAATTATTTCTCATTCGGTCCATCGAACCTGCTTCCAACGCTGCTGTGGCTCGACGCCGATCGGCTCGAAGACCTCGGCAAGGAGATGACGCAGGAGAAGGTCGACAAACAGCGCGAAGTCGTCCGCAACGAACGCCGGCAGACCAGCGAGATGCAGCCCTACGGCCGGGCAGACCTGAAGATCGGCGAATTGATGTATCCGCCGGACCATCCCTATCACCACACCGTCATCGGTTCACACGAAGACCTGGAGGCCGCCACGCTCCAGGACGTCAAAGACTTCTTCGCCAGGTACTACGTGCCGAACAACGCCTGCCTCGTCGTCGCGGGCGATTTCGATCCGGCCCAGATTAAGCCGCTGGTCGAGAAGCTCTTCGGCACGCTGCCGCGCGGGGGCGAGCCGCCGCACAAGCGGGCCGAACCGGTCAGCCTCAACGAAGTTCGCCGCGTGACCTATACCGACAACGTGCAATTTCCCCGGCTCACCTTCGCCTATCACAGCCCGGCGAACTTCGCCGAGGGTGACGCCGAGATGGACCTTGCGGCGGGCGTGCTCGGCGACGGCAAGAACAGCCGGCTGTACAAGAAGCTTGTCTATGAAGAGAAGCTCGCGACCGACGTGTCGGCGAACCAGTATTCGAGTCACCTCGGCTCGCTTTTTCAGGTGGAAGTGACGGCGCAGCCGGATGCCTCGCGAGAACGCATCGAAGAATTGACGGATGAGGTCCTCGCGACGTTCGTCAAGGAAGGCCCGACGAAGGACGAACTCGAGCGACAGAAGACTTCGCACGAATTCTCCACCATCTCGCGGCTCGAATCGCTGTTGGCCCGCGCCGATCAGCTGAATGAGTATCAATTCCACCTCGGCACGCCGGACGGGTTAAAAATCGATCTCGCCCGATATCGCATGCCGTCGCCCGGGATCGTCCGGGATTGGGCGAAGAAGGTGCTGACGCCCACGGGTCGGCTCATCATGTGGGTGCTCCCGGAGAAATCGGCGACCGATCTGATTACGGCGCGTGACACGCAGCCCACTGATTCCGTGGACAAGCCGTTTACACCGCAGCCGCCCGAGCACTTTCGGGCGGGCGGTATCGCCGTCAATTTCTGGCACCGGCCCGAGCTGCCGCTCGTGCATGTCTCCGTGATGATGCGAGGCGGCGCGGCGGAGGACAAGCCCCAACAAGCGGGACTCACCTATCTCACCGCGAGCATGCTCGACGAGGGGACCGGCAATCTGGATGCGCTGCAATTCGCAGATGCCATGGACCGGCTCGGTGCGCGCATGACCGTCTCCGCGGGACAGGAATTCGTGATCCTCAATCTCACCGGGCTCAAGGAGAACATCGACGACGCGCTTTCGCTCTTCGCCGACGCGATCTGGCGGCCGAAGATCAACGAGAAGGAATGGGATCGCGTCAAGCGCCTGCACGTCGAAGGGCTCAAGCAGACAGAGGACCGCGCGGCGGTCGTGGCGACGCGGGTCGGCCTTCGAGCCTTCTTCGGCGACGATCACCCCTACGGACGGCCGCAGGACGGCACGGTGGAGACTGTTAGCAAGCTTAATGTGAATGACGTACGCTCGCGGTGTCTGGAGCTGTTCGTTCCCTCCCGGGCAAGGTTCTTCGTCGCCGGTGACATGACGCGCGAAGAGGTCGTCAAGTCACTGGAGAATCACTTTGCCGCCTGGCAGCCGGGGACTCAGTTGAGCGCCAACGCCGGCGAATGGGATGAGAAGAAGCTCACCATGCCGAAGGGAGCGTTCAAGCCTTCCATGACGCTCGGACTGCCTGAGCCGACCGACCGCAGGATGCGCGTGGTCATCGTCGACAAGCCGGACGCGGTTCAGACGGTGATTCGCTTCTTCATGCCCGGCCCCAAGTACACCACGCCGGATCGCGTTCGCCTCGAGATGCTCAACACCATTCTCGGCGGCAGTTTCACCAGCCGATTGAATCAGAATCTTCGCGAGGACAAGGGCTACACCTACGGGGCGCGATCGAGCTTTAACATGGCCCCGTCCACCGGTTACTTCTCCGCGGGCGCCGACGTGCAGGCCGAACACACCGGCGCGGCACTCAAGGAGTTCTTCGCGGAGTTCAAGAAGCTTCGCGGCGGAGACATCTCCAGCGAGGAGGCCGGAAAGGCACGAGAGACGAACCGCATGGACCTCGTTCAGTCTTTCCAGGGCCTCTCCGGCCTTGTCGCCACGGCGGAACTGCTCGAGCAGAACGGTCTGCCTTTCGACACCATCGGCGATGACCTCGGCCAGATGACCAAGATCAATTCTGACGACCTCAACAGCATCGCGTCATCGGCTATCCCGCTCGATCAGGCTCTGCTCGTGCTGGTGGGCAAGAAGGAACTCATCGAGTCGCAGATCAAGGACATGGGCCTGCCTGCGCCGGAGCAATTGACAGCCCGCGGAGAAGCTATCGCCGATTCAGGCGGTAAGTAG
- a CDS encoding IS1380 family transposase — protein sequence MFFSSLGRKKIVADFTGGTLTSDAGGLLLREVERRLGLVDQLAGVINDPRDPARIQHDQRVMLAQRIFAIAMGYEDLNDHQALRSDPVLAVLTGRPPSADEPLASSPTLCRLENRVTRGDLARMSRVLVEQFIASYESPPEELILDFDATDDPIHGNQEGRFFHGYYDHHCFLPLYVFCGSRLLVSYLRPSNIDGAHHAWPILKLLVQRLRQAWPGVRIIVRGDSGFCRRRMMKWCDRHGVKYVLGLARNTVLEKAAESFMQAAEAQFATTQQKVRNFHEIEYAAQTWDRPRRVIVKAERLVQGPNVRFVVTNLTDRTPNDIYDGLYTARGDMENRIKEQQLGLFADRTSCHAFLANQFRLLLSSAAYVLVETLRRTALAGTELAEAQVNTIRLKLLKVAARVVVSVRRVVLRLSSSCPLQDLWRSLVPRLRLIPPAPS from the coding sequence ATGTTCTTTTCCAGTCTCGGCCGCAAGAAAATCGTGGCCGATTTCACAGGCGGAACGCTCACCTCAGACGCCGGGGGTCTGCTGCTTCGGGAGGTCGAGCGGCGTCTGGGCCTGGTCGATCAACTGGCCGGGGTCATCAACGACCCGCGTGATCCGGCCCGAATTCAACATGACCAGCGGGTCATGCTGGCCCAGCGCATCTTTGCCATTGCGATGGGCTACGAAGATCTCAACGACCATCAAGCCCTGCGGAGCGATCCCGTGCTGGCGGTCCTGACCGGGCGGCCGCCGAGCGCGGATGAGCCGCTGGCCAGCAGTCCGACCTTGTGCCGGCTGGAGAACCGCGTCACGCGCGGCGACCTGGCACGAATGTCGCGTGTGCTGGTGGAGCAGTTCATCGCGTCCTATGAATCGCCGCCGGAGGAATTGATCCTCGACTTCGACGCGACCGACGATCCGATCCACGGCAACCAGGAAGGCCGCTTCTTCCACGGCTATTACGACCACCACTGCTTCCTACCGCTGTATGTGTTCTGCGGCTCGCGGCTGCTGGTCTCCTACCTGCGGCCCAGCAACATCGACGGGGCCCATCACGCCTGGCCCATCCTGAAGCTGCTGGTGCAGCGCTTGCGACAGGCGTGGCCCGGGGTGCGGATCATCGTCCGCGGGGATTCCGGCTTCTGCCGCCGGCGAATGATGAAATGGTGCGACCGGCACGGCGTCAAGTACGTGCTGGGCCTGGCCCGCAACACCGTCCTGGAGAAAGCGGCCGAGTCCTTCATGCAGGCGGCCGAGGCCCAGTTCGCCACCACGCAGCAGAAGGTGCGGAACTTCCACGAGATCGAGTACGCGGCGCAGACCTGGGATCGCCCGCGCCGCGTGATCGTCAAGGCCGAGCGGCTGGTTCAGGGGCCCAACGTTCGATTCGTGGTGACCAACCTGACCGACCGCACGCCGAACGATATCTACGACGGTCTGTACACGGCCCGCGGCGACATGGAGAACCGCATCAAGGAGCAGCAGCTCGGGCTCTTCGCCGATCGCACCAGTTGCCACGCCTTCCTGGCCAATCAGTTCCGGCTGCTGTTGTCCTCGGCGGCCTACGTCCTGGTGGAAACGCTGCGCCGCACGGCCCTGGCCGGCACCGAACTGGCCGAGGCCCAGGTGAACACCATTCGCCTGAAACTCCTCAAGGTCGCCGCGCGGGTGGTCGTCTCCGTGCGCCGCGTCGTACTGCGACTGTCGAGCAGCTGCCCCCTGCAGGACCTGTGGCGATCCCTGGTTCCACGACTCCGCCTGATCCCGCCCGCCCCATCATGA
- a CDS encoding sulfotransferase family protein, giving the protein MSTTDAITIVSGLPRSGTSMMMSMLDAGGIPPVQDGIRSADEDNPKGYYEFERVKKIKEDKSWLPEACGKVVKMISQLLLDLPTEGYRYNVLFMRRAMPEILASQKEMMKRRGTVKDGGPSDEDMANLLNKHVDQVLKWVDQQPCFQLLEVDYNAMLKNSIPHVAAINAFLGGKLDTAAMSAVVDKNLYRQRKS; this is encoded by the coding sequence ATGAGCACGACCGACGCGATCACGATCGTCTCCGGACTACCCAGGTCCGGCACCTCCATGATGATGAGCATGCTGGACGCCGGCGGCATTCCGCCCGTCCAGGACGGCATCCGCAGCGCTGACGAGGACAACCCCAAGGGCTACTACGAGTTCGAGCGGGTCAAGAAGATCAAGGAAGACAAGTCCTGGCTGCCGGAGGCCTGCGGCAAGGTCGTAAAGATGATCTCGCAGCTCCTGCTCGACCTGCCGACCGAGGGCTACCGCTACAACGTCCTGTTCATGCGCAGGGCGATGCCGGAAATCCTCGCCTCGCAGAAAGAGATGATGAAGCGCCGCGGGACCGTGAAGGACGGCGGTCCCAGCGATGAGGACATGGCGAACCTGCTGAACAAGCACGTCGATCAGGTGCTCAAGTGGGTGGACCAGCAGCCGTGCTTCCAACTGCTGGAGGTGGACTACAACGCCATGCTGAAGAATTCCATCCCGCACGTCGCCGCGATCAACGCCTTTCTCGGCGGCAAGCTCGACACCGCCGCGATGTCAGCCGTCGTGGACAAGAATCTCTACCGCCAGCGCAAGAGCTAA
- a CDS encoding N-acetylmuramoyl-L-alanine amidase, translating to MRASVVTLSTLSISIAIGACARRAAEEPVARTGDEIVVCGQFFHTGAPVVLWTDPGGYDAYRVECRFTPDRMMPTESRRRSSPARYDTFRGNLPASVAQRVWSEGWTLPLLQQQIDLFVLHYDVCGTSRVCFKVLHDMRGLSSHFLLDVDGTIYQTLDVKERARHSGPANDRSVGVEIANMGAYEDEAEFDKWYKPDAGGWPVFQPNEVNGSTGIRTRGFVARPSRRELVAGRIHDRDLYQYDLTDAQYDSLAKLSAALCRALPRILPDAPRAANGEVRKGVLSPDELAKFRGILGHYHVTEDKIDPGPAMNWARLFRQMRAK from the coding sequence TTGCGCGCCTCGGTCGTTACCCTCTCGACTCTTTCGATCTCGATCGCCATCGGGGCATGCGCCAGGCGTGCGGCCGAAGAGCCGGTCGCGCGAACCGGTGATGAAATCGTGGTGTGCGGCCAATTCTTCCACACCGGCGCACCCGTCGTCCTGTGGACTGACCCCGGGGGCTACGACGCCTATCGCGTCGAGTGTCGCTTTACGCCCGACCGCATGATGCCGACCGAGTCCCGCCGCCGGTCGTCCCCCGCGCGGTACGACACTTTCCGGGGGAACCTGCCCGCCTCGGTGGCTCAGCGCGTGTGGAGCGAGGGATGGACGCTGCCGCTGTTGCAGCAGCAGATCGATCTGTTCGTCCTGCACTACGACGTGTGCGGCACGTCCCGGGTCTGTTTCAAGGTCCTGCACGACATGCGCGGGCTCAGCTCGCACTTTCTGCTCGACGTGGACGGAACCATCTACCAGACGCTGGACGTGAAGGAGCGCGCCCGACACAGCGGACCGGCGAACGATCGCAGTGTCGGCGTCGAGATCGCCAACATGGGGGCCTATGAGGACGAGGCCGAATTCGACAAGTGGTATAAGCCCGACGCGGGAGGCTGGCCGGTCTTTCAGCCGAACGAGGTGAACGGTTCGACCGGCATTCGCACGCGTGGGTTTGTGGCCCGTCCATCACGGCGCGAGCTCGTCGCCGGGCGCATTCACGATCGCGATCTTTATCAGTACGACCTGACCGACGCCCAATACGACTCGCTTGCGAAATTGAGCGCAGCACTTTGTCGCGCGCTACCGCGCATCTTGCCCGATGCGCCGCGCGCGGCGAACGGCGAAGTGCGGAAGGGCGTCTTGTCGCCCGATGAACTTGCGAAGTTCAGGGGCATACTGGGTCACTATCACGTCACTGAGGACAAAATAGACCCCGGTCCGGCCATGAATTGGGCGCGATTATTCCGTCAAATGCGAGCGAAGTGA
- a CDS encoding tryptophan 2,3-dioxygenase, with translation MPLTYSEYLKLESLLGLQQPRSTPPEHDEMLFIVIHQTYELWFKQILHELDKIKRDFSNNELYAAIHTLKRCRTVMKTLVAQIDILETMTPTSFNSFRDRLETASGFQSTQFREVEFCLGYKRAATLKYLPDDAPGLAAIERRLKERSVVDHFYDFLQQRGVNIPEAVRSREITKANESNEEIQEGILALYMSQPNVAILFELMTDFDEGLQEWRYRHVKMVERTIGSKQGTGGSPGVPFLKESLFKPVFHDLWAIRHRM, from the coding sequence ATGCCGCTGACTTATAGCGAATATCTGAAACTGGAGAGCCTGCTCGGCTTGCAGCAGCCCCGCTCGACGCCGCCGGAGCACGACGAGATGCTCTTCATCGTCATTCACCAGACGTACGAGCTGTGGTTCAAGCAGATTCTGCACGAACTGGACAAGATTAAGCGCGATTTCTCAAACAACGAATTGTACGCCGCGATTCACACGCTCAAGCGATGCCGTACGGTGATGAAGACGCTGGTGGCCCAGATCGACATCCTCGAGACCATGACGCCGACGAGCTTCAACAGCTTTCGCGACCGGCTGGAGACTGCCTCTGGTTTTCAATCCACGCAGTTCCGTGAGGTTGAGTTCTGTCTCGGCTACAAGCGCGCGGCGACGCTCAAGTATCTGCCGGACGACGCGCCGGGCCTCGCCGCCATCGAGCGCCGCCTCAAGGAGCGCAGCGTCGTCGATCACTTTTACGATTTTCTTCAGCAGCGCGGCGTGAATATCCCCGAGGCGGTTCGCTCGCGCGAAATCACGAAAGCCAACGAATCTAATGAAGAGATTCAGGAAGGCATCCTCGCGCTGTACATGAGCCAGCCGAACGTGGCGATCCTCTTCGAGTTGATGACCGACTTTGACGAGGGTTTGCAGGAGTGGCGCTATCGCCATGTGAAGATGGTGGAGCGCACCATCGGCTCGAAGCAGGGGACCGGCGGCTCGCCCGGCGTGCCGTTCTTGAAAGAGTCGCTCTTCAAGCCCGTGTTCCACGACCTTTGGGCGATCCGCCACCGTATGTGA
- a CDS encoding FAD-dependent monooxygenase yields the protein MADNAHPRFTLIGSGLSGALLAAYLGRRGYEVDLYERREDPNAGNFVGGRSINLALSTRGIAALERVGIAGDVLASAIPMRGRMIHGPHGDLHYQPYDKDPALHINSIGRAALNSATIAAAQKHANVRVHFNHRCTEVDLDRPAAKLINTTTNQPIEATGDIVIGVDGAFSAVRRSMQRLDRFDYWQDHLRHGYKELTIPPTASGGFALEKNALHIWPRHSFMMIALPNPDASFTCTLFYPFEGPASFAALKTDDDVRRLFEREFADALPLMPTLLDDFNGNPTGSMVTVRCGPWHYGGKVALLGDAAHAVVPFYGQGANASFEDCIILDECIEAHAPHWERVFEEYDRIRKPDCDALATLAVENFYEMRDKTASRAFRWRKKFERSLHTLLPGSFTPLYTMVSFTRTPYAQAVRKARRQDMVVAVVAALWMIVVPAAVLAIQGTMKAPQALTLMATIVYTVVMVMYARVVVRRRLREK from the coding sequence ATGGCTGACAACGCCCATCCGCGATTTACGCTCATCGGCTCGGGCCTCTCCGGGGCGCTGCTTGCCGCGTATCTTGGCCGCAGGGGTTACGAGGTCGATCTCTACGAACGACGCGAAGACCCGAACGCGGGCAACTTCGTCGGCGGTCGGTCGATCAATCTGGCGCTATCCACGCGGGGCATCGCGGCGCTGGAGCGCGTGGGCATCGCCGGCGACGTCCTGGCCAGCGCCATTCCCATGCGCGGCCGGATGATTCACGGCCCCCATGGCGACCTGCACTATCAGCCGTACGACAAGGACCCGGCGCTACACATCAACTCCATCGGCCGCGCAGCGCTGAACAGCGCCACCATCGCGGCAGCACAGAAGCATGCCAATGTGCGCGTGCATTTCAATCATCGCTGCACCGAGGTGGATCTCGATCGCCCGGCGGCGAAACTGATCAATACGACAACCAATCAGCCCATCGAGGCGACGGGTGACATTGTGATCGGTGTCGACGGGGCGTTTTCCGCTGTGCGACGTTCGATGCAGCGATTGGATCGCTTCGACTACTGGCAGGATCACCTTCGCCACGGCTACAAGGAACTGACGATTCCCCCGACGGCGTCGGGCGGATTCGCGTTGGAGAAGAACGCGCTGCACATCTGGCCGCGGCACAGCTTCATGATGATCGCCCTGCCGAACCCGGATGCGTCTTTTACCTGCACGCTGTTTTATCCGTTCGAAGGCCCGGCGAGTTTCGCGGCATTGAAGACGGATGACGACGTGCGGCGGCTTTTCGAGCGAGAGTTCGCCGACGCCCTGCCGCTGATGCCGACGTTGCTCGACGACTTCAACGGCAACCCGACCGGATCCATGGTCACCGTGCGCTGCGGACCGTGGCATTATGGCGGGAAGGTGGCGCTATTGGGCGATGCGGCCCATGCCGTCGTCCCGTTCTACGGGCAGGGGGCCAACGCCTCTTTTGAGGATTGCATCATTCTGGATGAGTGCATCGAAGCGCACGCTCCACACTGGGAGCGCGTCTTCGAGGAGTACGATCGCATCCGCAAGCCGGACTGCGACGCCCTCGCGACGCTGGCGGTGGAGAACTTTTACGAGATGCGCGACAAGACCGCCTCGCGCGCGTTTCGATGGCGCAAGAAGTTTGAGCGCAGCCTGCACACGCTGCTGCCCGGCAGCTTCACGCCGCTTTATACGATGGTATCGTTTACCCGAACGCCGTATGCACAGGCCGTGCGTAAGGCGCGGCGGCAGGATATGGTCGTGGCTGTTGTCGCGGCCCTGTGGATGATCGTCGTGCCCGCCGCCGTCCTGGCGATTCAGGGGACGATGAAAGCGCCGCAGGCCCTGACGCTGATGGCGACGATCGTCTATACGGTGGTTATGGTAATGTACGCGCGTGTCGTTGTGCGCCGACGGTTACGAGAGAAGTAG
- a CDS encoding MarR family transcriptional regulator — protein MTRPARTPSRKNPRRRIGAKPPADAAEIADRLHSAAIHLLRRLRRVDEAAGLSAPQLSALSVIVFGGPLRLGDLARAEQVRPPSMTRIVDDLVAGGLVRRDADSKDGRVIHLTATAKGRRIMSEGRGRRVQMLADALKPLRAAEKRTLAEAVALLERTIHDNLATSKPSR, from the coding sequence ATGACCCGACCGGCAAGGACGCCATCCAGAAAAAACCCCCGCCGCCGCATCGGCGCGAAACCGCCCGCCGACGCGGCCGAGATCGCCGACCGCCTCCACTCCGCCGCCATCCACCTCCTGCGCCGTCTGCGCCGGGTCGATGAGGCCGCCGGGCTCTCCGCACCGCAGCTATCCGCCCTGTCCGTCATCGTGTTCGGCGGTCCATTGCGGCTGGGCGACCTTGCCCGGGCAGAGCAGGTGCGCCCGCCGAGCATGACGCGGATTGTCGACGACCTCGTCGCCGGCGGCCTCGTCCGCAGGGACGCTGACAGCAAGGACGGCCGCGTCATTCACCTGACCGCCACCGCCAAGGGGCGTCGCATCATGTCCGAAGGCCGCGGCCGCCGGGTGCAGATGCTCGCCGACGCGTTGAAGCCCTTGCGAGCGGCCGAAAAGCGCACGCTCGCCGAGGCGGTCGCCCTTCTCGAGCGCACGATTCACGACAACTTGGCGACATCGAAGCCCTCGCGTTAA